One segment of Agromyces albus DNA contains the following:
- a CDS encoding aldo/keto reductase has protein sequence MTKQPARPGDDEWIREYGSTGIRVSALCLGTSSWVRAGEDEPTALRRIADLAVATAESPINFVDTSNIYGGGVSEQLIGDLFRNEIWDDSIVLQTKVDRDVPTGDFSGEQMWRSLEQSLERLGVDRVPVLFIHDPENTTFEAATEDGGPVEALVEMKRQGLAENIGVSGGPADLMLQFVETGVFDTLINHNRMTLLDRSADQLYDEAARRGMGITNAAPYGAGILTDDPRFAHSYAYGPAAPEVIRSADRMREICREAGIPLAAAALQYSMRDERIHSTVVGISDVERLHATLELVDVHITEETWAALAAERPPLEVWQG, from the coding sequence ATGACCAAGCAGCCGGCACGACCTGGTGACGACGAGTGGATTCGCGAGTACGGGAGCACCGGCATCCGCGTGTCTGCGCTCTGTCTCGGCACGTCGAGCTGGGTTCGCGCGGGAGAAGACGAGCCCACCGCGCTCCGGCGCATCGCCGACCTCGCGGTGGCGACGGCGGAGAGCCCGATCAACTTCGTCGACACGTCGAACATCTACGGGGGCGGCGTGAGTGAGCAGCTCATCGGCGACCTGTTCCGGAACGAGATCTGGGATGACTCGATCGTGCTCCAGACGAAAGTCGACCGCGACGTGCCGACCGGTGACTTCAGCGGCGAGCAGATGTGGCGGAGCCTCGAGCAGTCCCTCGAGCGACTCGGCGTCGACCGGGTTCCCGTGCTCTTCATCCACGATCCCGAGAACACCACCTTCGAGGCGGCGACCGAGGATGGCGGGCCCGTCGAAGCGCTCGTCGAGATGAAGCGGCAGGGTCTCGCCGAGAACATCGGCGTGTCGGGCGGGCCGGCCGACCTCATGCTGCAATTCGTGGAGACGGGCGTCTTCGACACGCTCATCAACCACAACCGGATGACGCTGCTCGATCGCTCGGCCGACCAGCTCTACGACGAGGCGGCCCGCCGTGGCATGGGCATCACGAACGCGGCGCCGTATGGAGCGGGCATCCTCACCGACGACCCTCGGTTCGCCCATTCCTATGCCTACGGACCCGCGGCTCCCGAGGTGATCCGAAGCGCGGATCGCATGCGCGAGATCTGCCGCGAGGCCGGCATCCCGCTGGCCGCGGCGGCGCTGCAGTACAGCATGCGCGACGAGCGGATCCACTCCACCGTCGTGGGCATCTCCGACGTCGAGCGCCTGCACGCCACCCTCGAACTCGTCGACGTGCACATCACCGAGGAGACGTGGGCGGCGCTCGCCGCAGAGCGACCGCCGCTCGAGGTGTGGCAGGGCTGA
- a CDS encoding LacI family DNA-binding transcriptional regulator codes for MAAERERASSPPTISEVAAAAGVGRATAARTLGGYGYVSPELRERVLAAAEELGYRANALARSMSTGVSHTLGVIVADIGNPFFAGVVRGISDTSRERGFDTIVLSTHEDLGEEIAAMNVLIDKRVDGVIVASAAVERGDIAHITAAIEHGIPVVLVDRDVSHLDLDAVVIDNRAAAREAVDILIRAGHTRIGFVWGPSTNERPATRRELLAAAAKNLWTDAERLRGYLDALDDAGIPFDPDLVMVGDKTEMRAVDEVSRMLALPDRVTAVFCTETDAMTGSLRAVRAAGLAYPADVSLIGFDDSSWAAVMDPPLTMIEQPMHELGEQAAETLLALIDGETTTRSLHTLETRLVSRASVTSPSASVVE; via the coding sequence ATGGCTGCTGAACGCGAGCGGGCCTCGAGCCCACCCACCATCTCCGAGGTCGCTGCGGCGGCGGGAGTCGGTCGGGCGACCGCGGCGCGCACCCTCGGCGGCTACGGCTACGTGAGTCCCGAGCTGCGCGAGCGGGTGCTCGCCGCAGCTGAAGAGCTCGGCTACCGGGCGAACGCCCTCGCGCGCAGCATGTCGACCGGCGTGAGCCACACCCTCGGCGTCATCGTGGCCGACATCGGCAACCCGTTCTTCGCCGGCGTCGTGCGGGGCATCTCCGACACCTCGCGCGAGCGCGGCTTCGACACGATCGTGCTCAGCACGCACGAAGACCTCGGCGAGGAGATCGCCGCGATGAACGTGCTCATCGACAAGCGTGTCGACGGCGTCATCGTCGCTTCTGCAGCGGTCGAACGCGGCGACATCGCGCACATCACCGCTGCCATCGAACACGGCATCCCCGTCGTGCTCGTCGACCGCGACGTCTCGCACCTCGATCTCGACGCCGTGGTGATCGACAACCGGGCCGCCGCTCGCGAGGCCGTCGACATCCTGATCCGCGCGGGGCACACGCGCATCGGGTTCGTGTGGGGCCCGTCGACGAACGAGCGGCCGGCGACGCGCCGGGAACTCCTCGCCGCCGCGGCCAAGAACCTCTGGACCGACGCCGAGCGGCTTCGCGGCTACCTCGACGCGCTCGACGACGCGGGCATCCCCTTCGACCCCGACCTCGTGATGGTGGGCGACAAGACCGAGATGCGAGCGGTCGACGAGGTCTCGCGCATGCTCGCGCTGCCCGATCGCGTCACGGCCGTGTTCTGCACCGAGACCGACGCGATGACCGGGTCGCTCCGCGCGGTGCGCGCGGCCGGGCTGGCGTATCCCGCGGATGTCTCGCTCATCGGCTTCGACGACAGCTCGTGGGCCGCGGTCATGGATCCGCCCCTCACGATGATCGAGCAGCCCATGCACGAGCTCGGGGAGCAGGCCGCCGAGACGCTGCTCGCGCTCATCGACGGCGAGACGACGACGCGCTCACTGCACACGCTCGAGACGAGGCTCGTGTCCCGTGCCTCGGTGACGTCGCCGTCTGCCTCGGTGGTCGAGTAG
- a CDS encoding PfkB family carbohydrate kinase produces the protein MRVLGFGDNIVDRFLDRGLDYPGGNCVNVAVFARQLGAEAAYLGVFGEDAAGHSLHEAIAAEGVDVSHSVFREGESGISTLRVEHGERTFLGWNGGGVTVRNPLELDARLLEFAGGFDLVHSSVYSRSEGELPKLAATGSLVSFDLSSEDEFRTPGYLDRICPHADLVLLSCSHLDGEETRALLADAIARGASVALATRGTDGAIVTDGTVTVEASAHLVDDSTTIVDTMGCGDAFLTGFVVSLLAAGWSRAAPPSRDQLASALWAGADAAHAQCFVEGAFGRARPSGEPVAASMW, from the coding sequence ATGCGCGTGCTCGGCTTCGGCGACAACATCGTCGATCGGTTCCTCGACCGGGGCCTCGACTACCCCGGCGGCAATTGCGTGAACGTCGCGGTCTTCGCGCGACAGCTCGGCGCAGAGGCCGCCTACCTCGGCGTGTTCGGCGAGGATGCCGCAGGGCATTCGCTGCACGAGGCGATCGCGGCAGAGGGGGTGGATGTCTCGCACAGCGTGTTCCGCGAGGGCGAGAGCGGCATCTCCACCCTGCGGGTCGAGCACGGCGAACGCACCTTCCTCGGCTGGAACGGCGGCGGCGTCACGGTGCGGAATCCGCTCGAGCTCGACGCGCGGCTGCTCGAGTTCGCCGGCGGCTTCGACCTCGTGCACTCGAGCGTGTACTCGCGCAGTGAGGGCGAGCTGCCGAAGCTCGCGGCGACGGGGTCCCTCGTCTCCTTCGACCTCTCGAGCGAAGACGAGTTCCGCACGCCCGGGTACCTCGACCGCATCTGCCCGCACGCCGACCTCGTGCTGCTCTCGTGCTCGCACCTCGACGGCGAAGAGACACGGGCGCTGCTCGCCGACGCGATCGCGCGCGGGGCATCCGTCGCCCTCGCGACCAGGGGCACGGATGGCGCGATCGTGACCGACGGCACCGTGACGGTCGAGGCGAGCGCGCATCTCGTCGACGACTCCACGACGATCGTCGACACGATGGGCTGCGGCGACGCGTTCCTCACCGGGTTCGTCGTCTCGCTGCTCGCGGCCGGCTGGAGCCGTGCTGCGCCGCCGTCTCGCGACCAGCTCGCGTCGGCTCTCTGGGCCGGAGCGGATGCCGCGCACGCGCAGTGCTTCGTCGAGGGCGCGTTCGGCCGGGCCCGCCCGTCGGGCGAACCCGTCGCCGCTAGCATGTGGTGA
- a CDS encoding SIS domain-containing protein — protein sequence MLGFDELTFRNQTASAIALRPQIEELVDRLHADGFDNLFLIGAGGTYAAMWPYEHLARRGSTLPVRSVIAAELIESGDASLGANSVAIFTSVSGTTDDSLRAIEYCKARGATTVAFTGYPESPIAQAVDLALVSEPKTWPFDMQMLLFMTRLLSVRGEFDGYEKFADEFAAIPELLVEVAGQAEPAASDFAEAHADTDYHFLVGGGNLWGFTYLYSMCILEEMQWLRTTRVHSAEFFHGSLELIEPDTSVIIFQGEDETRPLTDRVERFAKKVSNKVTVFDTKHYPLEGISPEFRGLLAPLVLDTVMGRVSKHLERVRNHSLDLRRYYRVVEY from the coding sequence ATGCTCGGCTTCGACGAGTTGACCTTCCGCAACCAGACGGCGAGCGCCATCGCGCTCCGGCCCCAGATCGAGGAGCTCGTCGACCGCCTGCACGCCGACGGCTTCGACAACCTCTTCCTCATCGGCGCGGGCGGCACGTATGCGGCGATGTGGCCCTACGAGCACCTCGCCCGCCGCGGCTCCACGCTGCCCGTGCGCAGCGTCATCGCCGCCGAGCTCATCGAGTCGGGCGACGCGAGCCTCGGCGCGAACTCGGTCGCGATCTTCACGTCGGTGTCGGGCACGACCGACGACAGCCTCCGCGCGATCGAGTACTGCAAGGCCCGCGGCGCCACGACCGTCGCATTCACCGGCTACCCCGAGTCGCCGATCGCCCAGGCCGTCGACCTCGCGCTCGTGTCCGAGCCGAAGACCTGGCCGTTCGACATGCAGATGCTGCTGTTCATGACCCGGTTACTCTCGGTGCGCGGCGAGTTCGATGGCTACGAGAAGTTCGCCGACGAGTTCGCGGCCATTCCCGAGCTGCTCGTCGAGGTCGCCGGCCAGGCCGAGCCCGCGGCATCCGACTTCGCCGAGGCCCACGCCGACACCGACTACCACTTCCTCGTCGGCGGCGGAAACCTCTGGGGCTTCACCTACCTCTACTCGATGTGCATCCTCGAGGAGATGCAGTGGCTGCGCACCACGCGCGTGCACAGCGCCGAGTTCTTCCACGGATCGCTCGAGCTCATCGAGCCCGATACGAGCGTCATCATCTTCCAGGGCGAAGACGAGACCCGCCCCCTCACCGACCGTGTCGAGCGGTTCGCGAAGAAGGTCTCGAACAAGGTGACCGTGTTCGACACGAAGCACTACCCGCTCGAGGGCATCAGCCCCGAGTTCCGCGGGCTCCTCGCCCCGCTCGTGCTCGACACCGTGATGGGCCGGGTCAGCAAGCACCTCGAGCGGGTGCGCAACCACTCGCTCGACCTGCGGCGGTACTACCGCGTCGTCGAGTACTGA
- a CDS encoding extracellular solute-binding protein: MAGLRCTTCSSSSPTTCRATCCTTISPPDTATLDDPGYVASLEQFKTLVDECTDTGSGTNGVLYTTAQEALAGGRAAMYYQEILEFDTVTAEGNALTPENFGIFALPVPDGGKGEPGAIEGSPEGYLINAKSPRAALAVDFMKFATTPENAATLSAPPYGQPSTIVGAVTPETSSVAVYEGITKVNEASEIIIWLDTVTVPEVADAWLAGGEALISGGSTPEEVLESVRNASDAAE; encoded by the coding sequence ATGGCTGGCCTGCGCTGCACTACCTGCAGCAGCTCTTCGCCTACAACGTGCCGAGCGACGTGCTGCACGACGATTTCTCCCCCCGACACCGCGACGCTCGACGACCCGGGCTACGTCGCGTCGCTCGAGCAGTTCAAGACCCTCGTCGACGAGTGCACCGACACCGGCAGCGGCACGAACGGCGTGCTCTACACGACGGCGCAAGAGGCGCTCGCCGGCGGCCGGGCCGCGATGTACTACCAGGAGATCCTCGAGTTCGACACCGTCACCGCCGAGGGCAACGCCCTCACGCCCGAGAACTTCGGCATCTTCGCCCTTCCGGTCCCCGACGGCGGCAAGGGTGAGCCCGGCGCGATCGAGGGATCGCCCGAGGGATACCTCATCAACGCGAAGTCGCCGCGAGCCGCGCTCGCGGTGGACTTCATGAAGTTCGCCACGACGCCGGAGAATGCCGCAACGCTGTCGGCGCCGCCGTATGGACAACCGAGCACGATCGTCGGGGCGGTCACGCCCGAGACGTCGAGCGTCGCCGTGTACGAGGGCATCACGAAGGTGAACGAGGCATCCGAGATCATCATCTGGCTCGACACGGTCACGGTTCCCGAAGTGGCCGATGCCTGGCTCGCCGGCGGTGAGGCCCTGATCAGCGGGGGCTCCACTCCCGAAGAGGTGCTCGAGAGCGTGCGGAATGCTTCTGACGCAGCCGAGTAA
- a CDS encoding carbohydrate ABC transporter permease, with protein sequence MLLTQPSKTVERAPAAQATGAQPPRTPKRPGIRRLLGLAWILPAVVMLAVFVYLPLVQNLGFSTIEWDIYSGSQEFIGLDNYVKLVGDPIFWSALGNNLLYAVISLGFQVFGAIVLAAIIESIRSDAWRRGLRAVYFIPSAISLTVAGLLFYFIYEPNLGLLNHVLDGIGLGSWAQPWLGQESTAMVAVIAMSQWQGFGYSTLLFAVAIQRIPSELYEAASIDGIGAIRRFFTITLPLVREMTGLMIIVTISGAFQVFNEVMVMTSGGPNNSTQVLGTWLYRNGFVRNDFGYAAAIATVIFVVTLAIALVQLWINRRRRVEW encoded by the coding sequence ATGCTTCTGACGCAGCCGAGTAAGACCGTGGAGCGGGCGCCGGCGGCACAGGCCACCGGCGCCCAGCCCCCGCGCACGCCAAAGCGTCCCGGCATCCGTCGCCTGCTCGGCCTCGCCTGGATCCTGCCGGCCGTCGTGATGCTCGCGGTCTTCGTCTACCTGCCGCTCGTGCAGAACCTCGGGTTCAGCACGATCGAGTGGGACATCTACAGCGGCAGCCAGGAGTTCATCGGACTCGATAATTACGTGAAACTCGTCGGCGACCCGATCTTCTGGTCGGCGCTCGGCAACAACCTGCTCTACGCGGTCATCTCGCTCGGGTTCCAGGTGTTCGGCGCGATCGTGCTCGCCGCGATCATCGAGAGCATCCGCAGCGACGCGTGGCGGCGCGGTCTCCGAGCCGTGTACTTCATCCCCTCGGCGATCTCGCTCACCGTGGCAGGGCTCCTCTTCTACTTCATCTACGAGCCGAACCTCGGCCTGCTCAACCACGTGCTCGACGGCATCGGGCTGGGCTCGTGGGCGCAGCCGTGGCTCGGGCAAGAGAGCACGGCCATGGTCGCCGTGATCGCGATGAGCCAGTGGCAGGGGTTCGGCTACTCGACGCTGCTCTTCGCGGTGGCGATCCAGCGCATCCCCTCGGAGCTCTACGAGGCCGCCTCCATCGACGGCATCGGCGCGATTCGCCGCTTCTTCACGATCACGCTGCCGCTCGTGCGGGAGATGACGGGCCTCATGATCATCGTCACGATCTCGGGCGCGTTCCAGGTCTTCAACGAGGTCATGGTCATGACGTCGGGCGGGCCGAACAACTCGACCCAGGTGCTCGGCACGTGGCTCTACCGCAACGGCTTCGTTCGCAACGACTTCGGCTACGCCGCCGCGATCGCCACGGTCATCTTCGTCGTCACGCTCGCGATCGCCCTCGTGCAGTTGTGGATCAACCGTCGCAGAAGGGTGGAATGGTGA
- a CDS encoding carbohydrate ABC transporter permease produces MVTRLTFAGLITRVFMWTFLLCLVVVVVYPLAWMVLNGFKTNTELFGNPFALPLQLDWQNYTAAWNRGVSNYLTTSILVTVTSTIATVFISAWAAYGLTRVNIPFSRTAATLILGGLMLAPTVALVPLVKMFQSMGLYNTFWALLILYTAFRIPFTTFLIRAYMIDLPREIDEAAEVDGASRWTAFWRIILPMCRPIIISTIVLHILFAWNEYLFAMVFTSGTEMQTLPVGLTSLMSKHGTDYPVVFAGMVIAALPVVILFFVSQRYFIKGLADGIGK; encoded by the coding sequence ATGGTGACGAGACTCACCTTCGCCGGGCTCATCACCCGGGTGTTCATGTGGACGTTCCTGCTCTGCCTCGTCGTGGTCGTCGTCTACCCGCTCGCGTGGATGGTGCTGAACGGCTTCAAGACCAACACCGAGCTCTTCGGCAACCCGTTCGCGCTGCCCCTGCAGCTCGACTGGCAGAACTACACGGCGGCGTGGAATCGCGGCGTGAGCAACTACCTCACGACGAGCATCCTGGTGACGGTGACCTCCACGATCGCCACCGTGTTCATCAGCGCGTGGGCGGCCTACGGGCTCACGCGCGTGAACATCCCGTTCAGCCGCACGGCGGCCACGCTCATCCTCGGCGGACTCATGCTCGCACCGACGGTGGCGCTCGTTCCGCTCGTGAAGATGTTCCAGTCGATGGGCCTCTACAACACGTTCTGGGCGCTGCTCATCCTCTACACGGCATTCCGCATCCCGTTCACGACGTTCCTCATCCGGGCGTACATGATCGACCTGCCGCGCGAGATCGACGAGGCGGCCGAGGTCGACGGCGCGAGCCGATGGACGGCGTTCTGGCGCATCATCCTGCCGATGTGCCGGCCGATCATCATCTCGACGATCGTGCTGCACATCCTCTTCGCGTGGAACGAGTACCTCTTCGCGATGGTGTTCACGAGCGGCACCGAGATGCAGACCCTGCCGGTCGGGCTCACGAGCCTCATGAGCAAGCACGGCACCGACTACCCCGTCGTGTTCGCCGGCATGGTGATCGCCGCCCTGCCTGTGGTGATCCTCTTCTTCGTGAGCCAGCGCTACTTCATCAAGGGACTCGCCGACGGGATCGGCAAGTGA
- a CDS encoding sugar phosphate isomerase/epimerase family protein, with amino-acid sequence MSGIRIPSPQSEGNSEGNAMGISLDQITGSNFSYQHLPFERFLDDMVELGRERVELWGIAPQLHIPQLSTGEARGIRRRIAARGLAVHCLTPEQVIYPVNVASPSPWLRESSIAMFRHAAELCVELEAPLLFLTPGRGFENEATDAAWRRSVDAIGEIAGYASTLGVECVLEPLQRVESNLVNDSAALARMLDDIAAPNLGAALDTVAMATAGETVDDYFAALGDRIRHVHLIDGKPNGHLAWGDGELPLAEYLEALGRHGYAGFMTFELFGDGSYAFDPHAALERCFAAVERALVAA; translated from the coding sequence GTGAGCGGCATCCGCATCCCCTCACCGCAATCGGAAGGCAACTCGGAAGGCAACGCGATGGGCATCTCGCTCGACCAGATCACCGGCTCGAACTTCTCGTACCAGCACTTGCCGTTCGAACGGTTCCTCGACGACATGGTCGAACTCGGCCGCGAGCGCGTCGAGCTGTGGGGCATCGCCCCGCAACTGCACATCCCGCAGTTGAGCACCGGCGAGGCACGGGGCATCCGTCGCCGCATCGCCGCGCGCGGCCTCGCCGTGCACTGCCTCACGCCCGAGCAGGTGATCTACCCCGTGAACGTCGCCTCCCCGTCGCCGTGGCTGCGCGAATCGAGCATCGCGATGTTCCGGCACGCCGCCGAGCTGTGCGTCGAGCTCGAAGCGCCGCTGCTGTTCCTCACGCCGGGGCGTGGTTTCGAGAACGAGGCGACGGATGCCGCGTGGCGGCGTTCGGTCGACGCCATCGGCGAGATCGCGGGCTACGCGTCGACGCTCGGCGTCGAGTGTGTGCTCGAGCCGCTGCAGCGCGTGGAGTCGAACCTCGTCAACGACTCGGCCGCCCTGGCGAGGATGCTCGACGACATCGCGGCGCCCAACCTCGGGGCGGCGCTCGACACCGTGGCGATGGCCACCGCCGGCGAGACCGTCGACGACTACTTCGCGGCCCTCGGCGACCGGATCCGCCACGTGCACCTCATCGACGGCAAGCCCAACGGGCACCTCGCCTGGGGCGACGGCGAACTGCCGCTCGCCGAGTACCTCGAGGCGCTCGGCCGCCACGGCTATGCCGGGTTCATGACCTTCGAGCTCTTCGGCGACGGGTCGTACGCGTTCGATCCGCACGCCGCGCTCGAGCGGTGCTTCGCCGCCGTCGAGCGCGCGCTCGTGGCCGCGTGA
- a CDS encoding SIS domain-containing protein yields MLNFDDERFLRIQAGAVALAEPIDAFISERLAAGATNVFFLGSGGAGILMQPAVRLLQTRSTFPTFHEMPAELVETGSVHLGAGSIVVIPSLSGTTAESIRVLEYAQERGATVLTLTGHPDTPLAEAADLNLTTFAADDTSSETFSVQSLLVALSIMRARGEFPDYDAVLEQLQALPDALLGVKRGFEERAAELARVIAASDFHVITGAGASWPEAFYYGMCILEEMQWIRTRPVHASDFFHGTLELLEPGVSVIALKGEDAGRALVERVEAFVPRVTDSLIVIDTADFELLGFTPEVRALLAPALLATALERVSAHLEVLRDHPLTTRRYYRQLQY; encoded by the coding sequence ATGCTGAACTTCGACGACGAGCGATTTCTTCGCATCCAGGCGGGCGCCGTCGCGCTCGCCGAGCCCATCGACGCCTTCATCTCCGAGCGTCTCGCCGCGGGCGCGACGAACGTCTTCTTCCTCGGCTCGGGCGGCGCCGGCATCCTCATGCAGCCCGCCGTGCGCCTCCTGCAGACCCGGTCGACGTTCCCGACGTTCCACGAGATGCCCGCCGAGCTCGTCGAGACGGGGTCGGTGCACCTCGGTGCCGGTTCGATCGTGGTGATCCCGTCGCTCTCGGGCACGACGGCGGAGAGCATCCGCGTGCTCGAGTACGCGCAGGAGCGCGGCGCGACCGTGCTCACCCTGACCGGTCATCCCGACACTCCGCTCGCCGAGGCGGCCGACCTCAACCTCACGACGTTCGCGGCCGACGACACGTCGAGCGAGACCTTCTCGGTGCAGTCGCTGCTCGTCGCCCTCTCGATCATGCGCGCGCGGGGCGAGTTCCCCGACTACGACGCCGTGCTCGAACAGCTGCAGGCACTGCCCGATGCGCTGCTCGGCGTGAAGCGCGGCTTCGAGGAACGGGCCGCCGAGCTCGCGCGGGTGATCGCGGCATCCGACTTCCACGTCATCACCGGTGCGGGCGCGAGCTGGCCCGAGGCGTTCTACTACGGCATGTGCATCCTCGAGGAGATGCAGTGGATCCGCACCCGCCCGGTGCACGCATCGGACTTCTTCCACGGCACCCTCGAGCTGCTCGAACCCGGCGTGAGCGTCATCGCGCTCAAGGGTGAAGACGCGGGCCGCGCGCTCGTCGAGCGCGTCGAGGCGTTCGTGCCGCGCGTCACCGACTCGCTCATAGTCATCGACACCGCCGACTTCGAGCTGCTCGGCTTCACGCCCGAGGTACGGGCCCTCCTCGCGCCGGCGCTGCTCGCGACGGCGCTCGAGCGCGTGAGCGCCCACCTCGAGGTGCTGCGCGATCACCCGCTCACCACCCGCCGGTACTACCGGCAGTTGCAGTACTGA
- a CDS encoding PfkB family carbohydrate kinase: MPRAPRAPFVVAAVGDNTIDRYVGDERDRYVGGNAYNVAAQLAGRGRDVAYFGAVGEDGNARAIARGLHRAGVDAVGLVTARGATAVTTIRVDAGERVFESEEFGVTADYFPSEEHLELLAGARWVHVGMLPRADELRERLAARRGAGRAAGPGLGGGLGPAVSQDCAVTQGFTGLDVAFGSVGEHGDARTWALSALAGGAATAVVTRGAAGAIATDGSAWFEQPAVPVEVVDTTGAGDAFIAGYIDARVNGLDQPAALNQGARWAAAACGHRGGWPHALVTASR, translated from the coding sequence ATGCCGCGTGCTCCTCGCGCGCCGTTCGTCGTGGCTGCCGTCGGCGACAACACGATCGACCGCTACGTCGGCGACGAGCGCGATCGCTACGTTGGCGGCAACGCCTACAACGTGGCCGCGCAGCTCGCGGGTCGCGGACGCGACGTCGCCTACTTCGGCGCCGTCGGCGAAGACGGCAACGCTCGAGCGATCGCCCGCGGCCTGCACCGCGCGGGCGTCGATGCGGTCGGCCTCGTCACGGCGCGGGGTGCGACGGCGGTCACGACGATCCGGGTCGACGCGGGGGAGCGGGTGTTCGAGAGCGAGGAGTTCGGCGTGACCGCCGACTACTTCCCGAGCGAGGAGCACCTCGAGCTGCTCGCCGGCGCTCGCTGGGTGCACGTCGGCATGCTGCCGCGGGCGGATGAGCTGCGCGAGCGGCTCGCGGCCCGCCGCGGTGCCGGGCGCGCTGCCGGTCCCGGGCTCGGCGGCGGCCTCGGGCCCGCCGTGAGCCAGGATTGCGCCGTCACGCAGGGCTTCACGGGACTGGATGTCGCGTTCGGCTCGGTCGGCGAACACGGCGACGCCCGCACCTGGGCGCTCTCCGCCCTCGCCGGCGGCGCGGCCACCGCGGTCGTCACTCGTGGGGCGGCCGGGGCGATCGCCACCGACGGCTCCGCGTGGTTCGAGCAGCCGGCTGTGCCCGTCGAGGTCGTCGATACCACCGGAGCGGGCGACGCCTTCATCGCCGGCTACATCGACGCCCGTGTCAACGGGCTCGACCAGCCTGCTGCCCTGAATCAGGGGGCCCGCTGGGCCGCGGCCGCGTGCGGCCACCGGGGCGGGTGGCCGCACGCCCTCGTCACGGCGTCGCGGTGA
- a CDS encoding NAD(P)/FAD-dependent oxidoreductase, which produces MTSPLPSHVAVVGGGIFGASTAAQLARRGVRVTLVTDAALGSGASGRSLAWLNSAGQRSAEYHALRLAGIDRYRTWSARVPGSSDYLRFTGGLTWAPEGESFADVFAYERSIGYDARWLSAGEIAAVTPGVNPASVAAEGAIFNPGEGWVDLPSVIAVLIAELTRRGGTIIENAGDAQPVVEDDRVIGVRTESGERIVADAVVLATGPDVPDHLARLGVTIGTQSPVAFVAFTKPVDTELVAVLNTPLVAVRRTVGGGLALDSAWSEEEIEIADDGAIVVHDATLDRLLEQGSRVLAGNPTLELDHVGAGFKPIPADGEPVIGAIEEIGGLYAAFSHSGATLGLITGELLAEEIATGVASPLLATFRSARFTREHELTATP; this is translated from the coding sequence ATGACCAGCCCACTCCCCAGCCACGTCGCCGTCGTCGGAGGCGGCATCTTCGGAGCGTCGACCGCCGCCCAGCTCGCGCGCCGCGGCGTGCGCGTGACGCTCGTGACCGACGCTGCGCTCGGCAGCGGCGCCTCGGGGCGCTCGCTCGCGTGGCTCAACTCCGCGGGTCAGCGCTCAGCGGAGTACCATGCCCTGCGACTCGCCGGGATCGATCGGTACCGCACCTGGTCGGCCCGCGTGCCGGGCAGCAGTGACTACCTCCGTTTCACGGGCGGTCTCACGTGGGCGCCCGAGGGTGAGTCGTTCGCCGACGTCTTCGCCTACGAGCGCTCGATCGGCTACGACGCCCGGTGGCTCTCGGCCGGCGAGATCGCGGCCGTGACGCCGGGCGTCAATCCGGCCTCGGTCGCCGCCGAGGGCGCGATCTTCAACCCGGGCGAGGGCTGGGTCGACCTGCCGTCAGTGATCGCGGTGCTCATCGCTGAACTCACTCGGCGAGGCGGAACGATCATCGAGAACGCCGGCGACGCGCAGCCCGTCGTCGAGGACGACCGCGTGATCGGCGTCCGCACGGAGTCAGGTGAACGCATCGTCGCCGACGCCGTCGTGCTCGCCACCGGCCCCGACGTGCCCGACCACCTCGCCAGGCTCGGCGTGACCATCGGCACCCAGAGTCCGGTGGCGTTCGTGGCCTTCACGAAGCCCGTCGACACCGAGCTCGTCGCCGTGCTGAACACTCCGCTCGTCGCGGTGCGCCGCACCGTCGGCGGCGGACTCGCTCTCGACTCGGCCTGGTCGGAAGAGGAGATCGAGATCGCGGATGACGGTGCGATCGTGGTTCACGACGCGACACTCGATCGCCTGCTCGAGCAGGGCTCGCGCGTGCTCGCCGGCAACCCGACGCTCGAGCTCGACCATGTCGGCGCGGGATTCAAGCCGATCCCGGCCGACGGCGAGCCCGTGATCGGCGCGATCGAGGAGATCGGCGGACTCTACGCCGCGTTCAGCCACAGCGGGGCGACGCTCGGCCTCATCACAGGCGAACTGCTCGCCGAGGAGATCGCAACAGGCGTCGCGTCACCGTTGCTCGCGACGTTCCGCTCTGCGCGGTTCACGCGCGAGCACGAGCTCACCGCGACGCCGTGA